A region from the Variovorax sp. RKNM96 genome encodes:
- a CDS encoding symmetrical bis(5'-nucleosyl)-tetraphosphatase — protein MSLYCIGDVQGCDPALGRLLGEIDFSPSRDTLVLLGDLVNRGPESAAVLRRVQGYGASARSVLGNHDLHLLGVAHGARKAGRKDTLADLLAAPDSEAMLDWVRNQHMALHMQIGQGDKASDLLMVHAGVLPQWSVGDTLALASEVESVLRGPALGDFLLTMYGDEPAQWSDKLTGSARLRVIVNALTRLRYCTPEGEMDFETKDGAIPGPEGFLPWFDVPGRKTAAATVAFGHWSTLGWLSRPDLLSTDTGCVWGGCLSAVRIGATLSERELIQVKCEQAQKPGKQA, from the coding sequence ATGTCACTTTACTGTATCGGCGACGTGCAGGGCTGCGACCCTGCCCTCGGGCGGCTGCTCGGCGAGATCGATTTCTCCCCCAGCCGCGACACCCTCGTGCTGCTCGGCGACCTGGTCAACCGGGGGCCGGAATCGGCCGCGGTGCTGCGCCGCGTGCAGGGCTACGGCGCCTCGGCGCGCAGCGTGCTCGGCAACCACGACCTGCACCTGCTGGGCGTGGCGCACGGCGCGCGCAAGGCCGGCCGCAAGGACACGCTGGCCGACCTCCTGGCCGCGCCCGACAGCGAAGCAATGCTCGACTGGGTGCGAAACCAGCACATGGCGCTGCACATGCAGATCGGCCAGGGCGACAAAGCTAGCGACCTGCTGATGGTCCATGCCGGCGTGCTGCCGCAGTGGTCGGTCGGCGACACGCTCGCGCTGGCATCGGAGGTCGAGTCGGTGCTGCGCGGTCCGGCGCTCGGCGACTTCCTGCTCACCATGTACGGCGACGAGCCGGCACAGTGGAGCGACAAGCTCACCGGCAGCGCGCGCCTGCGCGTGATCGTCAATGCGCTCACGCGCCTTCGCTACTGCACGCCCGAGGGCGAGATGGACTTCGAGACCAAGGACGGCGCGATCCCCGGCCCCGAAGGCTTCCTGCCGTGGTTCGACGTGCCGGGCCGCAAGACCGCAGCAGCCACCGTCGCCTTCGGTCACTGGTCGACGCTCGGCTGGCTCTCGCGGCCCGACCTGCTCTCGACCGACACGGGCTGCGTCTGGGGCGGGTGCCTGAGCGCGGTGCGCATCGGCGCGACGCTGAGCGAGCGCGAGCTGATCCAGGTGAAGTGCGAGCAGGCGCAGAAGCCCGGCAAGCAGGCCTGA
- a CDS encoding PLP-dependent aminotransferase family protein, which yields MTDAPGRVAASLLEAPLVKDRDAGSMQRQLHDRLKRAILDGSLAPGSRLPGSRALAEALAISRNTVTAAYEHLAAEGYVQPDRQGTRVTELSSPATTATGRARGKATGAPATARRLASIQPRAAFTTPDATFRPGVPALSHFPMAAWRRALDRAIRTASPATLGYGDPLGEPRLRAAIARHLAIARGVRCEPRQVVIAEGAQEAISLCVRLLSNPGETGWIEDPGYRGAKSAMRAGDMHMVPIRVDAEGLDASAEDWRRHPPRLIYTTPSHQYPAGAVLSIARRLALIAHARRHGAWIIEDDYDSEFRHTGEPIGAMQGLVPDAPVLYLGTFSKTMFPSLRLGFLVLPEALLTSVQAPLEEMLRGGHRHEQLAMADFIESGQFGRHLGRMRRLYRDRQQALRLALTRHLKVPHEIDGGYCGLHLTVRLPPRFDDRRIAAEALRHHLAPVALSSFAVQPLPSDNGLVLGYGNTSAELFEPLVKRLSQLARAAERSDSGF from the coding sequence ATGACCGATGCACCAGGCCGCGTGGCCGCCTCCCTGCTCGAAGCCCCTCTCGTGAAAGACCGCGATGCGGGTTCGATGCAGCGCCAGCTGCACGACCGCCTCAAGCGCGCCATCCTCGACGGCAGCCTCGCCCCGGGCAGCCGGCTGCCCGGCTCGCGCGCACTGGCCGAGGCGCTCGCGATCTCGCGCAACACCGTCACCGCCGCCTACGAGCACCTGGCCGCCGAGGGCTACGTGCAGCCCGACCGCCAGGGCACGCGTGTGACCGAGCTGTCGTCGCCGGCAACAACGGCGACCGGGCGAGCCCGCGGCAAGGCCACGGGAGCGCCGGCCACCGCGCGCCGCCTCGCCAGCATCCAGCCACGCGCCGCCTTCACCACGCCGGACGCCACCTTTCGCCCCGGCGTGCCCGCGCTGTCGCACTTTCCCATGGCCGCCTGGCGTCGCGCGCTCGACCGCGCCATCCGCACCGCGAGCCCGGCCACGCTCGGCTACGGCGATCCGCTGGGCGAACCCCGGCTTCGCGCGGCGATCGCGCGGCACCTGGCCATTGCGCGCGGCGTGCGGTGCGAGCCCCGGCAGGTCGTCATCGCCGAGGGCGCGCAGGAAGCCATCTCGCTGTGTGTGCGGCTGCTCTCGAACCCCGGCGAAACCGGCTGGATCGAAGACCCGGGCTACCGCGGCGCGAAATCGGCCATGCGTGCGGGCGACATGCACATGGTGCCGATCCGCGTCGATGCGGAAGGCCTCGACGCAAGCGCGGAAGACTGGCGCAGGCACCCGCCCCGCCTGATCTACACCACGCCCTCGCACCAGTACCCGGCCGGCGCGGTGCTGAGCATCGCGCGCCGGCTCGCGCTGATCGCACACGCCCGCCGGCACGGCGCCTGGATCATCGAAGACGACTACGACAGCGAGTTCCGCCACACCGGCGAACCCATCGGCGCGATGCAGGGGCTGGTGCCCGACGCGCCCGTGCTCTACCTCGGCACCTTCAGCAAGACGATGTTCCCGTCGCTGCGGCTGGGTTTCCTCGTGCTGCCCGAAGCGCTGTTGACCAGCGTGCAGGCCCCGCTCGAGGAAATGCTGCGCGGCGGACACCGCCACGAGCAGCTGGCGATGGCCGACTTCATCGAGAGCGGCCAGTTCGGCCGGCACCTGGGCCGCATGCGGCGGCTGTATCGCGACCGGCAGCAGGCACTGCGGCTGGCGCTGACCCGGCATCTGAAAGTGCCGCACGAGATCGATGGCGGCTACTGCGGGCTGCACCTCACCGTGCGCCTGCCGCCCCGCTTCGACGACCGCCGGATCGCCGCCGAGGCGCTGCGCCACCACCTGGCGCCCGTGGCCCTGTCTAGCTTCGCGGTGCAGCCTCTGCCCTCGGACAACGGGCTCGTGCTGGGCTACGGCAACACGTCGGCAGAGCTTTTCGAGCCGCTGGTCAAGCGCCTGTCGCAACTGGCGCGCGCGGCAGAACGCAGCGACAGCGGCTTCTGA
- a CDS encoding response regulator transcription factor has protein sequence MSTGKADPAAATGAVGHLFNKADEDELAVLMFSMERSDAPGASRIARHMLALIAAAAKSRPPSVIATKPRTGAAPSAGQATSGGPLSPRELQVLQMVSQGWTNRRIADALSRSANTIDTQIKSIYRKLDVNSRTQAVRKAMEQGLLNWDASRPQ, from the coding sequence ATGTCCACAGGAAAAGCCGATCCCGCCGCAGCCACCGGTGCCGTCGGTCATCTCTTCAACAAGGCGGACGAGGACGAGCTGGCCGTCCTGATGTTCTCCATGGAGCGCAGCGACGCGCCCGGCGCCTCGCGCATCGCGCGCCACATGCTGGCGCTGATCGCCGCCGCCGCGAAATCCCGGCCGCCTTCGGTCATCGCGACGAAGCCGCGCACCGGCGCCGCGCCATCCGCCGGCCAGGCGACATCGGGCGGGCCGCTGTCGCCGCGCGAATTGCAGGTGCTGCAGATGGTGTCGCAGGGGTGGACCAACCGCCGGATCGCCGACGCGCTCAGCCGGTCGGCCAACACCATCGACACCCAGATCAAGAGCATCTACCGCAAGCTCGATGTGAACTCGCGAACCCAGGCGGTCCGCAAGGCGATGGAGCAGGGGCTGTTGAACTGGGATGCCAGCCGTCCGCAGTAA
- a CDS encoding GNAT family protein, translating to MPVRHNEYGQSLGPLMPEWSARPLPPREPVDGRYCTLEPVNAAKHADDLYAAYAQAPDGRDWTYLGVERPADLNAMRAHVERLAQTTDPLHFAVIDRQSGRAVGTLSLMRIDAANGVIEVGHVNFSPLLKHTPMSTEAQYLLMKLAFDVLGYRRYEWKCDSFNEPSRRAAARLGFQAEGVFRQYSIYKGRSRDAAWFSIIDGEWPALRTAFERWLAPENFDAEGRQRMALDKFRLPRAD from the coding sequence ATGCCAGTCCGCCACAACGAATACGGTCAATCCCTCGGCCCCCTCATGCCCGAATGGAGCGCCCGCCCGCTGCCGCCGCGCGAGCCCGTCGACGGCCGCTACTGCACGCTCGAGCCAGTGAACGCCGCGAAGCATGCCGACGACCTCTACGCCGCCTACGCGCAGGCCCCCGACGGTCGCGACTGGACCTACCTGGGCGTCGAGCGGCCCGCCGACCTGAATGCCATGCGCGCCCACGTCGAGCGCCTGGCGCAAACCACCGATCCGCTGCACTTCGCCGTCATCGACAGGCAGAGCGGGCGGGCCGTCGGCACGCTGTCGCTGATGCGCATCGATGCCGCAAACGGCGTGATCGAGGTCGGCCACGTCAATTTCTCGCCGCTGCTGAAACACACGCCGATGTCCACCGAAGCCCAGTACCTGCTGATGAAGCTGGCCTTCGACGTGCTGGGCTACCGGCGCTACGAATGGAAGTGCGACAGCTTCAACGAGCCGTCCAGGCGCGCGGCGGCCCGCCTGGGCTTCCAGGCCGAGGGCGTGTTCCGGCAGTACAGCATCTACAAGGGCCGCAGCCGCGACGCGGCATGGTTCTCGATCATCGACGGCGAGTGGCCGGCGCTGCGCACGGCGTTCGAGCGCTGGCTCGCGCCGGAGAACTTCGATGCAGAGGGCAGGCAGCGCATGGCGCTGGACAAGTTCCGGCTGCCGCGGGCGGACTGA
- a CDS encoding protein kinase family protein, whose translation MLSLLALSCPQCSAPLPRAARWRTVNCSYCGATITRGEETVQRESFRAALRRANADIAGGRIVQWRGACYRVLAPLGVGEHSEVLFAERLGAVPERVTLKLAREASDNDVLLREGAVLQALQSLSIPGAAYFTRRLPQPLGTGIAEGLGDGKRQALVLRHPTGFWGSLQDVQQANPQGIDARHAVWIWRRMLEVLAFVHGAGWAHRDLSPAHALVHPRDHGVLIVGWSQARQASGSAHAAAAARDLAQVAWTVRAVLHGGAAGDPGFGAHTPAPLAALLRQCSEDTAFCERLGAQGIEQALSAASRESFGAPQFVHFDPAPRLGG comes from the coding sequence ATGCTGTCGTTGCTCGCACTGAGTTGCCCGCAATGCTCCGCGCCACTACCGCGCGCCGCACGCTGGCGCACCGTCAACTGCAGCTACTGCGGCGCGACCATCACGCGCGGCGAAGAGACAGTGCAGCGCGAGAGCTTCCGCGCGGCCTTGCGACGTGCCAATGCAGACATCGCAGGCGGGCGCATCGTGCAATGGCGCGGCGCGTGCTACCGCGTGCTGGCGCCGCTGGGCGTCGGTGAGCACAGCGAAGTGCTGTTCGCCGAACGGCTCGGTGCGGTGCCCGAACGCGTTACCTTGAAACTCGCACGCGAGGCATCGGACAACGATGTGCTGCTGCGCGAGGGCGCGGTGCTGCAGGCACTGCAAAGCCTGTCCATTCCGGGCGCCGCCTACTTCACGCGCCGGCTGCCGCAGCCGTTGGGCACGGGCATCGCCGAAGGTCTCGGCGACGGCAAGCGCCAGGCTCTGGTGCTGCGCCATCCGACCGGTTTCTGGGGCAGCCTGCAGGACGTGCAACAGGCCAATCCGCAAGGCATCGACGCGCGCCATGCCGTCTGGATCTGGCGCCGCATGCTCGAGGTGCTGGCCTTCGTGCACGGCGCCGGCTGGGCGCACCGCGATCTTTCGCCCGCGCATGCGCTCGTGCATCCGCGCGACCATGGCGTGCTGATCGTCGGCTGGTCGCAGGCGCGGCAAGCCTCAGGCTCAGCGCATGCGGCCGCCGCGGCGCGTGACCTTGCCCAAGTCGCGTGGACCGTGCGCGCAGTGCTGCACGGCGGCGCGGCCGGTGATCCCGGCTTTGGTGCGCATACACCCGCGCCACTGGCCGCACTGCTGCGCCAGTGCAGCGAAGACACCGCCTTCTGCGAACGCCTCGGTGCGCAGGGCATCGAGCAGGCCCTGTCGGCCGCATCGCGCGAATCCTTCGGCGCACCGCAGTTCGTTCACTTCGATCCCGCGCCGCGCCTCGGCGGCTGA
- a CDS encoding M20/M25/M40 family metallo-hydrolase, whose product MALVPAAFLFLGHGLAQAAELSPALAERHAQATYREYFELLALPNDATVPEDIRKNVDWLEQAFRKRGFTTQQLPNNGKPMLYAEFPGSDPARKTVLFYMHLDGQPVIPAQWAQKSPWTPVLKRKTDKGDWEEIDSAPLFSGPLDPEWRVFGRASADDKGPIMMMLAAIDALKAGGGQPAVNVKVILDSEEEKGSPSISQVMQAHRELLRSDAIVIHDGPMHATNRPTLVFGNRGAADARLTVYGAKVPLHSGHYGNYAPNPAQRLANLLASMKDDTGRVTVPGYYDRVKIGEADRKIMAAVPDDEAALKRRLGIARTDRVGANYQEAMQYPSLNVRGMASAAVGDKVANIVPDKAEAEMDLRTTPDSDAPYLGKLIEAHIVKQGYHLVKGAPTDEERARYDKIASFTYRSEGADAAGSPINSPIGQWAYKALTDTFGTKPEPVRIRMMGGTVPTAEIVRVLQVPFAIIPLVNADNNQHAANENLRMGNYVTGVQTVYALMTHGF is encoded by the coding sequence ATGGCGCTCGTTCCCGCGGCCTTCCTCTTCCTGGGCCACGGCCTCGCGCAGGCCGCCGAACTCTCGCCGGCCCTCGCCGAGCGCCATGCGCAGGCCACCTACCGCGAATACTTCGAGCTGCTGGCCTTGCCCAACGACGCCACCGTGCCGGAGGACATCCGCAAGAACGTCGACTGGCTGGAGCAGGCCTTCCGCAAGCGCGGCTTCACGACGCAGCAGCTGCCCAACAACGGCAAGCCGATGCTCTACGCCGAGTTCCCGGGCAGCGACCCGGCGCGAAAGACCGTGCTCTTCTACATGCACCTGGACGGCCAGCCGGTGATTCCCGCGCAGTGGGCGCAAAAGAGCCCGTGGACGCCCGTGCTCAAGCGCAAGACGGACAAGGGCGACTGGGAAGAGATCGATTCGGCCCCGCTCTTCAGCGGTCCGCTCGACCCCGAGTGGCGCGTGTTCGGCCGGGCCTCGGCGGACGACAAGGGCCCGATCATGATGATGCTGGCGGCCATCGATGCGCTCAAGGCCGGCGGCGGGCAGCCGGCCGTCAACGTCAAGGTGATCCTGGACAGCGAGGAAGAAAAAGGCTCCCCGTCGATCAGCCAGGTCATGCAGGCGCACCGCGAGTTGCTGCGCAGCGATGCCATCGTGATCCACGACGGCCCCATGCATGCGACCAACCGGCCCACGCTGGTGTTCGGCAACCGCGGCGCGGCCGACGCCCGGCTGACCGTGTACGGCGCCAAGGTGCCGCTGCACAGCGGGCACTACGGCAACTACGCCCCCAACCCGGCCCAGCGCCTCGCCAACCTGCTGGCCTCGATGAAGGACGACACGGGGCGGGTGACCGTTCCCGGCTACTACGACCGCGTGAAGATCGGCGAGGCCGACCGCAAGATCATGGCCGCCGTGCCCGACGACGAGGCCGCGCTCAAGCGGCGCCTGGGCATCGCGCGCACCGACAGGGTCGGCGCCAACTACCAGGAGGCGATGCAGTACCCCTCGCTGAACGTGCGCGGCATGGCCTCGGCGGCCGTGGGCGACAAGGTGGCGAACATCGTTCCCGACAAGGCGGAGGCCGAGATGGACCTGCGCACCACGCCCGATTCCGATGCGCCGTACCTCGGCAAGCTGATCGAGGCGCACATCGTCAAGCAGGGCTACCACCTCGTGAAGGGCGCACCGACGGACGAAGAGCGCGCCCGCTACGACAAGATCGCGAGCTTCACCTATCGCAGCGAGGGCGCCGACGCGGCGGGCTCGCCGATCAACTCACCGATCGGGCAGTGGGCCTACAAGGCCCTGACCGACACCTTCGGCACCAAGCCCGAGCCGGTGCGCATCCGCATGATGGGAGGCACCGTGCCGACGGCGGAAATCGTGCGCGTGCTGCAGGTGCCCTTTGCGATCATTCCGCTGGTGAACGCCGACAACAACCAGCACGCCGCGAACGAGAACCTGCGCATGGGCAACTACGTGACCGGCGTGCAGACGGTGTACGCGCTGATGACGCACGGGTTCTGA
- a CDS encoding helix-turn-helix transcriptional regulator: MPPAQGGVARSHFSVHGEPAHQQLLAWRERVGHVIDVLPSKSDVGQPFRAEIDRYKVDGLLFTDCRSDAMLLDRSLARISTDNVRDYVFHVFAEGGVDDIALRASSPRHGASSTQGTPATTKILALDMNQPVRMRRSSCRVFTFFVPGSLVQETLPDPEAIHGRTIQDATPLTRLALEHVTALGANISGMTTAAADSAVRNAAHLVIAAFGKQAGLSGNARSAARAALFGRVRRHIQANLHRAELTPESVLTALHLPRPTIYRMFQHEGGLGAYIRHLRLRQAADELARYPHMMVTDVAYAVGFKSASDFTRAFRRAYGIAPQEFRAQSQTYRADRPAPWQVSPT, encoded by the coding sequence GTGCCCCCTGCGCAAGGCGGCGTGGCGCGCAGCCATTTCAGCGTGCATGGCGAACCGGCGCACCAGCAACTGCTGGCCTGGCGGGAACGGGTGGGGCATGTGATCGACGTGCTGCCCTCGAAGTCCGACGTCGGGCAGCCGTTCCGGGCGGAGATCGACCGCTACAAGGTCGATGGCCTTCTGTTCACCGACTGCCGCTCCGACGCGATGCTGCTCGATCGCTCGCTGGCCCGCATCTCGACGGACAACGTGCGCGACTACGTGTTCCATGTGTTCGCCGAGGGCGGCGTCGATGACATCGCGCTGCGCGCCTCGTCCCCGCGGCACGGCGCCTCGTCCACCCAGGGCACCCCAGCCACCACGAAGATCCTCGCGCTGGACATGAACCAGCCGGTGCGCATGCGGCGCAGCAGTTGCCGGGTGTTCACCTTCTTCGTGCCGGGTTCGCTGGTGCAAGAGACCTTGCCGGACCCCGAGGCCATCCACGGCCGCACGATCCAGGACGCGACGCCGCTCACCCGGCTGGCGCTCGAACACGTGACGGCGCTGGGCGCCAACATCTCCGGCATGACCACCGCCGCAGCCGACAGCGCCGTGCGCAACGCCGCGCATCTGGTCATCGCCGCCTTCGGCAAGCAGGCCGGGTTGAGCGGCAATGCGCGTTCGGCGGCGCGGGCCGCGCTGTTCGGCCGGGTGCGGCGCCACATCCAGGCCAACCTGCACCGCGCCGAGCTGACGCCCGAGAGCGTGCTCACTGCGCTGCACCTGCCGCGCCCGACCATCTACCGCATGTTCCAGCACGAGGGGGGCCTCGGTGCCTACATCCGCCACCTGCGGCTGCGCCAGGCAGCCGACGAGCTCGCCCGCTACCCGCACATGATGGTGACGGACGTGGCCTATGCGGTCGGCTTCAAGAGCGCATCGGACTTCACCCGCGCGTTTCGCCGGGCCTACGGCATCGCGCCGCAGGAATTCCGCGCGCAGTCGCAGACGTACCGGGCCGACCGCCCAGCCCCTTGGCAGGTGTCGCCGACCTAA
- a CDS encoding hemolysin family protein, with translation MDVFLLALLTTLNAVFAMSEMALSTSRRARLAALAETGDTGAAAALKLMESPTQFLSTVQIGITSIGMLSGIVGEAAFAAPLAVWMESMGMGAGTASIVSTAVVVTCITFFTIIFGELVPKRIGQLYPEPVARWVSRPMRGLAKGAKPFVWLLAGATATMLKVLRIDANAARSVTEEEISASLEEGVDAGVIEQHEHQMVRNVFHLDDRRLSSLMIPRADIEWLDASNSVTQALQKVADAAALNLVHSWYPVCRNSLDDVVGVISVAHLLRLGSAHKGVLGQEATPAVFVPETLTGMELLEQFRARAGRLVFVVDEYGVVQGLMTPRDLLEAITGELQPGMQTDAWARERPDGVWELDGLMPVSELRARLGIRELPDEERGRYNTVAGLLMSVSGRLPAVGERIDCAGWCFEVVALEGRRIDRVLASPDPAVPSED, from the coding sequence ATGGATGTCTTCCTGCTGGCCTTGCTGACCACCCTCAATGCGGTGTTCGCAATGTCCGAAATGGCCCTTTCAACCAGCCGGCGCGCACGCCTCGCAGCCCTGGCCGAAACGGGGGACACCGGCGCGGCCGCCGCGCTGAAACTGATGGAGTCGCCCACCCAGTTCCTCTCGACGGTGCAGATCGGCATCACCTCGATCGGCATGCTGAGCGGCATCGTCGGCGAGGCCGCCTTCGCCGCGCCGCTGGCGGTGTGGATGGAAAGCATGGGCATGGGCGCGGGCACCGCCAGCATCGTCTCCACCGCGGTGGTGGTGACCTGCATCACCTTCTTCACGATCATCTTCGGCGAGCTGGTGCCCAAGCGCATCGGCCAGCTCTACCCCGAGCCGGTGGCGCGCTGGGTGTCGCGCCCGATGCGCGGTCTGGCCAAGGGCGCCAAGCCCTTCGTGTGGCTGCTGGCCGGCGCGACGGCCACCATGCTCAAGGTGCTGCGCATCGACGCCAATGCGGCGCGCTCGGTGACCGAAGAAGAGATTTCCGCGAGCCTCGAGGAGGGCGTGGACGCCGGCGTGATCGAGCAGCACGAGCACCAGATGGTGCGCAATGTGTTTCACCTCGATGACAGGCGCCTGTCGTCGCTGATGATCCCGCGCGCCGACATCGAATGGCTCGACGCCTCCAACTCCGTGACGCAGGCGCTGCAGAAGGTGGCCGATGCGGCGGCGCTCAACCTCGTGCACTCCTGGTATCCGGTCTGCCGCAATTCGCTCGACGACGTGGTCGGCGTGATCAGCGTGGCGCACCTGCTGCGCCTGGGTTCCGCTCACAAGGGCGTGCTCGGCCAGGAAGCCACGCCGGCCGTGTTCGTGCCCGAGACGCTCACCGGCATGGAACTGCTCGAGCAGTTCCGCGCCCGCGCCGGCCGGCTGGTGTTCGTGGTCGACGAATACGGCGTGGTGCAGGGCCTCATGACCCCGCGCGACCTGCTCGAAGCCATCACAGGCGAACTGCAGCCCGGCATGCAGACCGACGCCTGGGCGCGCGAGCGGCCCGATGGCGTGTGGGAGCTCGATGGCCTCATGCCCGTGTCGGAGCTGCGTGCGCGCCTCGGCATCCGCGAACTGCCCGATGAAGAGCGCGGCCGCTACAACACGGTGGCCGGCCTTTTGATGTCGGTGTCGGGCCGTCTGCCCGCGGTGGGCGAGCGCATCGACTGCGCGGGCTGGTGCTTCGAAGTGGTGGCGCTCGAAGGCCGCCGCATCGATCGCGTGCTGGCCTCGCCCGATCCCGCGGTGCCGAGCGAAGACTAG
- a CDS encoding ABC transporter substrate-binding protein: MTSHLDPSRRKLLTQGLAAATAAALPAFSLPARAQGRPVLKAGDQKGGLRALLEAANGLEGLSYDIQWSEFPAAAPLAEALNAAAVDSGPIGDAPLIFALAAGTRVKAIGANRSDSYGTAVLVRPDSTLKTAADLKGKSIATNRGSIGHYVTLKAITAAGLKPEDVNIRFLAPADAKLALTQGSVDAWATWEPYTALAEVSHHARVLVSGRGLLPGLSYLAATDAAIAAKRPVLQDFLQRVVKAQLWSYRNVDAYSAALARIIGIPPEAAKLQFERRQQKWVAIDAKVIADQQGTADFYRQVGLIKQPLDVKTTFDTGFGVAG; this comes from the coding sequence ATGACCTCACACCTCGACCCCTCGCGCCGCAAGCTCCTCACCCAAGGCCTCGCGGCCGCCACGGCCGCCGCCTTGCCCGCCTTCTCGTTGCCGGCCCGCGCACAGGGCCGCCCGGTGCTCAAGGCCGGCGACCAGAAGGGCGGATTGCGCGCGCTGCTCGAAGCAGCCAACGGACTTGAAGGCCTGAGTTACGACATCCAGTGGTCCGAATTCCCCGCGGCCGCGCCACTGGCCGAAGCGCTGAACGCGGCAGCGGTCGATTCGGGCCCGATCGGCGATGCACCGCTGATCTTCGCGCTGGCGGCCGGCACGCGCGTCAAGGCCATCGGTGCGAACCGCTCCGACTCCTACGGCACGGCAGTGCTGGTGCGCCCCGATTCCACGCTCAAGACCGCGGCCGACCTCAAGGGCAAGAGCATCGCCACCAACCGCGGCTCCATCGGCCACTACGTGACGCTCAAGGCCATCACCGCAGCGGGCCTGAAGCCCGAAGACGTGAACATCCGCTTCCTCGCGCCGGCCGATGCCAAGCTCGCGCTCACGCAGGGCTCGGTCGATGCCTGGGCCACGTGGGAGCCCTACACCGCGCTGGCCGAGGTGAGCCACCATGCGCGCGTGCTGGTGAGCGGGCGCGGTCTGCTGCCGGGGCTGAGCTACCTTGCGGCGACCGATGCGGCCATCGCCGCCAAGCGGCCGGTGCTGCAGGACTTCCTGCAGCGCGTGGTGAAGGCGCAGCTCTGGTCGTACCGCAATGTCGATGCCTACTCGGCCGCGCTGGCCCGCATCATCGGCATCCCGCCCGAGGCGGCGAAGCTGCAGTTCGAGCGCCGCCAGCAGAAGTGGGTGGCCATCGATGCGAAGGTCATCGCCGACCAGCAGGGCACGGCCGATTTCTACCGGCAGGTGGGGCTCATCAAGCAGCCGCTCGATGTGAAGACGACGTTCGACACCGGCTTCGGCGTTGCCGGTTAG
- a CDS encoding VWA domain-containing protein, protein MGYGNYSHAAHTALIADRVAKPGAEVFTQTATHALMNPHGLKVRESRDNADHPNSLGIVFALDVTGSMGDIPQTLARRELPTFMKLLTDCGVADPQLMFMAIGDATSDRAPLQVGQFESTANLMDQWLTWSYLEGGGGGSGEESYELAFYVMAQHTDMDCWVKRKKRGYLFVTGDELPYPAVSRHQIEGLIGEKLDEDIPIEEVIAAAAETTNLFFLIPDAQRRRRCEPRWRELLGDHVICMDSPDDACAVAAGIVALTEKAVPNLDGLAKVMGATGMAKERVGGVLHALDAYAALLDPNAPRRAPPAASGPRSSWWKRLFG, encoded by the coding sequence ATGGGTTACGGAAACTATTCGCACGCCGCCCACACGGCGCTGATCGCCGACCGCGTCGCCAAGCCCGGCGCCGAGGTGTTCACGCAAACGGCCACGCATGCGCTGATGAACCCGCACGGCCTGAAGGTGCGGGAATCGCGCGACAACGCCGACCACCCCAACTCGCTGGGCATCGTGTTCGCACTCGACGTCACTGGCTCCATGGGCGACATCCCGCAGACCCTCGCGCGCCGCGAGCTGCCCACCTTCATGAAGCTGCTGACGGACTGCGGCGTGGCCGACCCCCAGCTCATGTTCATGGCCATCGGCGACGCCACCTCCGACCGTGCGCCGCTGCAGGTGGGCCAGTTCGAATCGACCGCCAACCTCATGGACCAGTGGCTCACCTGGAGCTATCTCGAAGGCGGCGGTGGCGGCAGCGGCGAAGAGAGCTACGAGCTCGCCTTCTACGTGATGGCGCAGCACACCGACATGGACTGCTGGGTCAAGCGAAAGAAGCGCGGCTACCTGTTCGTGACGGGCGACGAACTGCCGTACCCGGCCGTCTCGCGCCACCAGATCGAAGGCCTCATCGGCGAGAAGCTCGACGAGGACATTCCGATCGAGGAAGTCATCGCCGCCGCGGCCGAGACCACGAACCTGTTCTTCCTGATTCCGGACGCACAGCGCCGCCGCCGCTGCGAGCCGCGCTGGCGCGAGCTGCTTGGCGATCACGTCATCTGCATGGACTCGCCCGACGACGCCTGCGCCGTGGCGGCCGGCATCGTTGCGCTGACCGAGAAGGCTGTGCCGAACCTCGACGGCCTTGCCAAGGTGATGGGCGCGACCGGCATGGCCAAGGAGCGCGTGGGCGGTGTGCTGCACGCGCTCGACGCGTATGCCGCGCTGCTCGACCCGAACGCGCCGCGCCGCGCGCCGCCGGCCGCGAGCGGGCCGCGGTCGTCGTGGTGGAAGCGGCTCTTCGGCTGA